From Mustela erminea isolate mMusErm1 chromosome 1, mMusErm1.Pri, whole genome shotgun sequence, a single genomic window includes:
- the LOC116595270 gene encoding olfactory receptor 5K1-like encodes MTEDNYSLTTEFILTGFTDRPEMRSLLFVVFLTIYVITMVGNLGLVVLIFMEHRLHTPMYIFLGNLALMDTCCSCAITPKMLENSFSKDRMISLYECMIQFYFLCLAETADCFLLAAMAYDRYVAICSPLQYHTMMSKKLCIQMTTGAYIAGNLHSVIQIGFLFRLTFCGSNQINHFFCDVFPLYRLSCVDPYINELMIFIFAGSVQLFTVASVLISYFYILFTIFKMKSKEGRSKALSTCASHFLSVSIFYGSLIFVYIRPHSVKEEDKDIPGAVFYTIVIPLLNPFIYSLRNKEVINAMKKIIKKIL; translated from the coding sequence ATGACTGAGGATAATTACTCCTTGACCACTGAATTCATCCTCACAGGATTTACAGATCGCCCAGAGATGAGGAGCCTCCTGTTTGTGGTGTTTCTCACTATCTATGTGATCACTATGGTGGGGAATCTGGGCCTGGTGGTATTGATTTTTATGGAGCATCGTCTTCACACACCAATGTACATCTTTCTGGGCAACCTGGCTTTGATGGATACCTGTTGTTCCTGTGCCATTACCCCCAAAATGTTAGAGAACTCCTTTTCTAAAGACAGAATGATTTCCCTTTATGAGTGCatgatacaattttattttctctgccttgcTGAAACTGCAGATTGCTTTCTCCTGGCAGCAATGGCCTATGATCGCTATGTGGCCATATGTAGCCCTCTGCAGTACCACACGATGATGTCAAAGAAACTCTGCATTCAGATGACCACAGGGGCCTATATAGCTGGAAATCTGCATTCTGTGATTCAAATAGGGTTTCTTTTTAGGTTAACTTTCTGTGGGTCAAATcaaattaatcactttttttgtGATGTTTTTCCATTATACAGACTCTCTTGTGTTGACCCTTATATCAATGAATTGATGATATTTATCTTTGCAGGTTCAGTTCAACTCTTCACCGTTGCTAGTGTCTTAATATCTTACTTCTACATTCTCTttactattttcaaaatgaaatccaaagaggGAAGAAGCAAAGCCTTATCGACATGTGCatcccactttctctctgtctcaatatTCTATGGTTCTCTTATTTTTGTGTACATTCGACCACATTCAGTTAAAGAAGAGGATAAAGATATACCTGGTGCTGTTTTTTATACCATAGTGATCCCTTTATTAAACCCTTTTATTTATAGTCTAAGAAATAAGGAAgtaataaatgctatgaaaaaaattataaagaaaattttataa